One stretch of Chloroflexota bacterium DNA includes these proteins:
- the secY gene encoding preprotein translocase subunit SecY yields MLQALKNAIKLPDLRRRIIFTIVVLIVYRMASQIAIPGIDHNVLRDLFARSQLLGLLDLFSGGAMSNFSIMAMGVYPYITSSIIMTLLQPIIPPLERLAKEGEAGRQKINMYTYIGTIPLALLQGWAQATLLQREGVLSGFGFSGAALLPTIATLVSLTAGTMLAVWLGQLITEQGIGNGISIIIFGGIVSRIPQRVGEMIAQQNYGALIAFLVITAITVGVIVVVQEGVRRIPVQYGRRVLAQRGNRLRVAGGQSTYVPLRVNSAGMIPLIFAQSLMIFPGTVASYFVGSSNATISKIATGVQSFFSPQGNWYWIFYFFLVVGFTYFYTDVVFRQQNLPEMLQKNHGFIPGIRPGRPTADYLNGVLGRITLVGALFLAVVAILPWLTRDLTETSTMLITSAGLLIVVGVVLDTMKQLEAQLLMRHYEGFIK; encoded by the coding sequence ATGCTTCAGGCCCTGAAAAATGCCATCAAGTTGCCAGACCTGCGACGGCGGATCATCTTCACCATCGTCGTGTTGATCGTGTACCGCATGGCGTCGCAGATTGCCATTCCGGGCATTGACCACAACGTGCTGCGCGACCTGTTCGCCCGCAGCCAGTTGCTGGGGTTGCTGGATTTGTTCTCGGGTGGCGCCATGTCCAACTTCTCCATCATGGCGATGGGCGTGTACCCTTACATCACGTCGTCCATTATCATGACGCTGCTACAGCCCATCATCCCGCCGTTGGAGCGGCTGGCCAAGGAAGGCGAGGCAGGGCGCCAGAAGATCAACATGTACACCTACATCGGGACGATTCCGCTGGCCCTGCTGCAGGGCTGGGCGCAGGCGACGCTGCTGCAGCGCGAAGGTGTGCTTTCGGGATTCGGCTTCTCGGGCGCGGCGCTCCTGCCGACCATCGCAACCCTGGTCTCGCTGACGGCAGGCACAATGCTGGCCGTGTGGCTCGGGCAGTTGATCACCGAGCAGGGCATCGGGAACGGCATCTCCATCATCATCTTTGGCGGCATCGTGTCGCGGATTCCGCAGCGCGTGGGCGAGATGATCGCGCAGCAGAACTACGGCGCGCTGATCGCGTTCCTGGTCATCACCGCGATCACGGTCGGCGTGATTGTGGTCGTGCAGGAAGGCGTGCGGCGAATCCCGGTGCAGTACGGGCGGCGGGTGCTGGCGCAGAGAGGCAATCGCCTGCGGGTGGCCGGTGGGCAGAGCACCTACGTGCCGCTACGGGTCAACTCGGCGGGCATGATTCCGCTGATCTTCGCCCAGTCGCTGATGATCTTCCCGGGCACGGTGGCCAGTTACTTCGTCGGCTCGTCCAACGCAACGATATCCAAGATTGCGACCGGTGTGCAGAGTTTCTTCTCACCGCAGGGCAACTGGTACTGGATTTTCTACTTCTTCCTGGTTGTGGGGTTCACGTACTTTTACACGGATGTGGTGTTCCGGCAGCAGAACCTGCCCGAGATGCTCCAGAAGAATCACGGGTTTATCCCGGGCATTCGGCCTGGACGTCCCACCGCCGACTATCTGAACGGCGTGCTGGGTCGCATCACGCTGGTGGGTGCGCTGTTCCTGGCGGTGGTCGCCATCCTGCCCTGGCTCACCCGCGACCTGACGGAGACATCCACCATGCTCATCACGAGCGCGGGCTTGCTCATCGTCGTGGGCGTGGTGCTGGATACGATGAAGCAGTTGGAGGCGCAGTTGCTGATGCGCCACTACGAGGGCTTCATCAAGTAG
- the rplO gene encoding 50S ribosomal protein L15, with translation MKLHELWPAWGSKKNKRRVGRGHGSGRGKTAGRGTKGQNARTGGPVAPYFEGGQLPMVRRLPFRRGFTNIFKVQYATVNVYRLAEFEPNTVVTPDLLVESGIIRSADLPVKILGHGEIDRPLTVKAHRFTAGAKEKILAAGGSVEEIG, from the coding sequence ATGAAGTTGCATGAATTGTGGCCCGCGTGGGGCTCAAAGAAAAACAAGCGGCGGGTGGGCCGCGGCCACGGCTCGGGCCGAGGCAAGACCGCAGGGCGCGGCACGAAAGGCCAGAACGCGCGCACAGGCGGGCCGGTGGCTCCCTACTTTGAGGGCGGCCAGTTGCCCATGGTGCGCCGCCTTCCATTCCGGCGCGGCTTCACCAATATCTTCAAGGTGCAGTACGCGACGGTCAACGTGTACCGCCTGGCGGAGTTTGAACCCAATACCGTGGTTACGCCCGACCTGTTGGTGGAAAGCGGCATCATCCGTTCGGCTGACCTGCCGGTGAAGATTTTGGGGCACGGTGAGATTGACCGCCCGCTGACGGTCAAGGCCCATCGGTTTACGGCCGGCGCGAAGGAGAAGATTCTGGCCGCGGGCGGTTCTGTTGAGGAGATCGGCTAA
- the rpmD gene encoding 50S ribosomal protein L30: protein MVPRKKKEPIRKLRITLRKSVIGYSERQKATVRALGLHHLGQVVEKQDSPAVRGMVAKVSHLVEVQEVEE from the coding sequence ATGGTGCCTCGTAAGAAGAAGGAACCCATTCGCAAGTTGCGCATCACGTTGCGTAAGAGCGTGATCGGCTACTCGGAGCGCCAGAAGGCGACCGTGCGCGCGTTGGGGCTGCACCATCTGGGCCAGGTGGTGGAGAAGCAGGACTCGCCCGCCGTGCGAGGGATGGTCGCCAAGGTCAGCCACCTCGTAGAGGTGCAGGAGGTTGAAGAGTAG